The Cystobacter ferrugineus genome includes a window with the following:
- a CDS encoding recombinase family protein, producing MSTKIRPEHLARPALVYIRQSTLLQVHEHRESTERQYALVELAKKLGWDATQVEVIDEDLGQSGASSARRKGFQRLTAEVSLGKVGAVLSLEVSRLARSSSDWHRLLDLCALSDTLIIDDDGVYDANDFNDRLVLGMKGTMSDAERHSMRLRLQGGILHKAKKGELVYPPPTGYVFDNGALIFDPDEQVQKAIRLLFERFRLEGSVHGAVRYFTRNKLLFPSRHAHRGAPAEIRWHALDVPRAVSILRNPVYAGAYAWGRNRDRHVLVEGAVRHKHETLQEPEQWHAFLRDAHPAYISWEQYLENLKRLEDNAVRGAHVRGRGAPRGGPALLQGLVLCGKCGRRMHPVYSVADDPSYQCSRHIYGEGNCWSTVARRIDDKIVETLLAAFAPPELDLSLAVLKEVERQAEEVNRQWKLRLERVRYEAQRAERQYNAVEPENRVVARTLESRWNQKLEELARVEHEYEQARSASPLELSDKDKKKILALAGDLPGLWNAPTTTNSDKKRILRLLIQEVVLSPVDVPERATRIRILWTTGAITELQTPRPTFSESRRTPLQVIAEIRKLARKHYSDSRIAEELNRRGLKSGLRHTFTNHLVAGIRMRQGIRAGRTAGGFSIRAPERDEQGLYSIRGLIADFGVTAPMVHYWVNRGLITPVHSRTPIHKWKKETFWFEMTPELEALLARAREQGYAPGKPPHHRGHSHHPRPPARLPDGRYSTRGLVEKYGVTWDTVRYWIKKGILTPERALPKGSFCFRLTHEVERLIQAALARKRTSRRPT from the coding sequence ATGAGCACCAAGATTCGGCCAGAGCACCTGGCCAGACCCGCGCTGGTGTACATCCGCCAATCCACCCTGTTGCAGGTCCACGAGCACCGCGAATCGACTGAGCGTCAGTACGCCTTGGTGGAGCTGGCCAAGAAACTCGGCTGGGACGCCACCCAGGTCGAGGTCATCGATGAGGACCTGGGTCAGAGCGGTGCCAGCTCCGCCCGGCGCAAGGGCTTCCAGCGGCTGACGGCCGAGGTCAGCCTCGGCAAGGTGGGCGCCGTCTTGTCGCTGGAGGTGTCACGCCTGGCGCGCTCCTCGTCCGATTGGCACCGGCTGCTGGATTTGTGCGCGCTCTCCGACACGCTCATCATCGATGACGATGGCGTCTATGACGCCAACGACTTCAACGACCGGCTGGTGCTGGGCATGAAGGGCACCATGAGTGACGCCGAGCGCCACTCCATGCGCCTGCGCCTGCAAGGCGGCATCCTGCACAAGGCGAAGAAGGGCGAGCTCGTCTATCCCCCTCCCACCGGTTACGTCTTCGACAACGGTGCGCTCATCTTCGACCCCGACGAGCAGGTGCAGAAGGCCATCCGCCTTCTTTTCGAGCGCTTCCGCCTGGAAGGCAGTGTCCACGGTGCCGTGCGCTACTTCACCCGCAACAAACTGCTCTTCCCCTCACGCCATGCCCACCGGGGCGCTCCGGCGGAAATTCGCTGGCACGCGCTGGACGTCCCGCGTGCCGTGTCCATCCTGCGCAATCCGGTGTACGCCGGAGCCTACGCCTGGGGCCGCAATCGTGACCGGCACGTCCTCGTCGAAGGAGCGGTACGACACAAGCACGAGACGCTCCAGGAGCCAGAGCAGTGGCATGCGTTCCTGCGCGATGCGCACCCCGCGTACATCTCCTGGGAGCAGTACCTGGAGAACTTGAAGCGCCTCGAAGACAATGCCGTCAGAGGGGCGCATGTGCGTGGCCGAGGTGCGCCACGCGGAGGTCCGGCGCTGCTCCAGGGGCTGGTGCTGTGCGGCAAGTGTGGCCGGCGGATGCACCCGGTCTACTCCGTCGCCGATGACCCCAGCTACCAGTGCAGCCGGCACATCTACGGCGAGGGCAACTGCTGGTCCACGGTCGCACGCCGCATTGACGACAAGATAGTCGAGACCCTGCTGGCGGCTTTCGCCCCGCCCGAATTGGACCTGTCGCTGGCGGTCCTCAAGGAGGTGGAGCGGCAGGCCGAGGAGGTCAACCGCCAGTGGAAGCTACGCCTGGAGCGGGTGCGCTACGAGGCCCAGCGCGCCGAGCGCCAGTACAACGCCGTGGAGCCGGAGAATCGCGTGGTGGCCCGCACGCTGGAGTCGCGCTGGAATCAGAAGCTCGAGGAGCTCGCGCGGGTCGAGCATGAGTACGAGCAGGCCAGGAGCGCGAGCCCACTGGAGCTCTCGGACAAGGACAAGAAGAAGATACTGGCGCTGGCGGGCGACCTGCCCGGGCTGTGGAACGCGCCGACCACGACCAACTCGGACAAGAAGCGGATACTGCGGCTGCTCATCCAGGAGGTGGTGCTCTCGCCGGTGGACGTGCCAGAGCGGGCCACCCGCATCCGCATCCTCTGGACGACGGGAGCCATCACCGAGTTGCAAACGCCTCGGCCCACATTTTCCGAATCCAGAAGGACGCCACTCCAGGTCATCGCTGAGATTCGCAAGCTCGCCAGGAAGCACTACAGCGATTCGCGGATAGCAGAGGAGCTCAACCGGCGTGGCTTGAAGAGCGGCTTGCGTCACACCTTCACCAACCACTTGGTGGCGGGCATTCGCATGCGACAGGGCATTCGTGCTGGACGAACTGCTGGAGGATTCAGCATCCGGGCGCCCGAGCGCGACGAGCAGGGGCTCTATTCCATCCGCGGTCTGATCGCGGATTTTGGAGTGACGGCCCCCATGGTCCACTACTGGGTCAACCGCGGCCTGATAACCCCCGTGCACAGCCGCACGCCCATACACAAATGGAAGAAGGAGACCTTCTGGTTCGAGATGACGCCCGAATTGGAGGCGCTCCTGGCCAGGGCGCGCGAGCAGGGCTACGCACCGGGCAAGCCGCCGCATCACCGCGGTCACAGTCACCATCCGCGCCCGCCGGCTCGTCTGCCGGACGGCCGCTACTCCACGCGCGGGCTCGTCGAGAAGTACGGAGTAACCTGGGACACCGTGCGGTACTGGATAAAGAAGGGCATCCTCACGCCCGAGCGCGCTCTACCGAAGGGCAGTTTCTGCTTCCGGCTGACCCACGAGGTGGAGCGGCTCATCCAGGCCGCCCTTGCTCGAAAACGGACGTCACGCCGTCCCACGTAG
- a CDS encoding DUF5372 family protein: protein MQRQRLWKRAQESPQRRTPLKTQPSRDLVVITHPLHPFVGRAFPVQQRLRYLGRPSVVLLFPDGRLARVPEDWTDLRPRPPPLEVRGKCPKLHPESLRELSALLDDLRNKSRPHDQEGSASDEKRQEPVIAGRALRRTPRGGPARAVGRAGRRAAQGRHQGSRRKRGKR, encoded by the coding sequence GTGCAGCGGCAACGCCTTTGGAAACGGGCTCAGGAAAGCCCCCAACGACGCACCCCCTTAAAGACGCAGCCGTCGAGAGATTTGGTGGTCATCACCCACCCGCTCCATCCGTTCGTGGGTCGCGCATTTCCCGTGCAGCAGCGCCTGCGCTACCTCGGCCGCCCCAGCGTCGTGCTGCTGTTTCCCGACGGTCGCCTCGCGAGGGTTCCCGAGGATTGGACGGACCTGCGGCCCAGGCCCCCACCGCTCGAGGTCCGAGGGAAATGTCCGAAGCTGCACCCTGAATCGCTCCGCGAGCTGAGTGCCCTTCTTGATGACTTGAGGAATAAGTCTCGGCCCCATGACCAGGAAGGTAGTGCGTCGGACGAGAAGCGCCAAGAGCCGGTCATCGCCGGGCGCGCTCTACGCCGCACTCCCCGCGGCGGCCCGGCACGAGCTGTTGGGCGTGCTGGCCGACGTGCTGCTCAAGGCCGTCACCAAGGCTCCCGCAGGAAGCGAGGCAAGCGATGA
- a CDS encoding AHH domain-containing protein, with product MWGYLGWELFDLVRAYFQLWEEAAEASTFAELREAEVRFGKVIGPNSVRILLLLGTAAVGETAALVSKAPKLPGFAKAAGALKSQAGIRDVLTAVQEADKVKVAVAEGTFSVVLPANAVSMAARGAPARADPSKKKPEVHHIATIENTIATVRGGPWTQKLKPFFDKAGMSMKDPANTVPLFGHKGPHPEEYHQAVFDHLKGATARCPNQQECAVALRQALRALAAEITTKGSRLNKLLTTKRSPP from the coding sequence ATGTGGGGCTACCTGGGCTGGGAGCTCTTCGACCTGGTTCGGGCTTACTTCCAGCTCTGGGAGGAGGCGGCGGAGGCCAGCACGTTCGCGGAACTGCGCGAGGCGGAGGTCCGCTTCGGCAAGGTCATTGGGCCCAACAGCGTGCGGATTCTACTCCTGCTGGGCACGGCGGCGGTGGGGGAGACGGCGGCGCTCGTGTCCAAGGCCCCGAAGCTGCCGGGCTTCGCGAAAGCCGCCGGTGCGCTCAAATCCCAGGCCGGCATCCGAGACGTGCTCACGGCCGTGCAGGAAGCGGACAAAGTGAAGGTCGCCGTGGCCGAGGGCACCTTCAGTGTCGTCCTGCCCGCCAATGCCGTGAGCATGGCCGCGAGGGGCGCTCCGGCACGCGCGGACCCGTCGAAGAAGAAGCCGGAGGTGCACCACATCGCCACCATCGAGAACACGATTGCCACCGTCCGTGGCGGGCCTTGGACGCAGAAGCTCAAGCCATTCTTCGACAAGGCGGGCATGTCGATGAAGGATCCGGCGAATACGGTTCCACTGTTCGGGCACAAGGGACCTCATCCCGAGGAGTACCATCAAGCCGTCTTTGACCACTTGAAGGGGGCGACGGCAAGGTGTCCCAATCAGCAGGAGTGTGCCGTGGCATTGCGGCAAGCGCTCCGTGCGTTGGCTGCGGAAATCACCACGAAGGGCAGCAGGCTCAACAAGCTGCTGACGACCAAGAGGTCACCGCCCTAG
- a CDS encoding imm11 family protein, which translates to MAKRYFRLVDDVYTPGRWELGSPLDEREQEIRTWLFEQGEPALVEGRIRIPIYAPGKALDFSLLAGSSIPVVHARVAAVFAKLAPSDVQLIPVEVSGQSEPYVLLNITRVVKCIDDEASDEVRYVTPEHGLPDQIGEYRSVIGMRIDPAKVGDAQVFRTWGWVAIVVSEAIKEALEELGATGAKFQAVTGPSTISAEERARDRKSRELLETAATAREVAWRTLGSLDKEVFMPIAMSGSWPGQRQLWSVIRREAGRTLLVTHGLSDPFIERLEPSVGLGLELALEVDSSVKDISKGWPLLLLDRVADEVTEHEQVCESMKAGLFSMEVSGKGMPKSLVTEEGRVAVLLGVASRTLPGHFSTPYGEVKLVTVKALLPSELGYLLEHGAEGQAELARRFVESGEEHLSRLRRKPVA; encoded by the coding sequence ATGGCGAAGCGGTACTTCAGACTGGTCGATGACGTCTACACCCCGGGCCGGTGGGAACTGGGAAGTCCTTTGGATGAGCGGGAGCAGGAGATCCGTACCTGGCTGTTCGAGCAGGGCGAGCCCGCTCTCGTCGAGGGGCGAATCCGGATTCCTATCTATGCCCCTGGCAAGGCGCTCGACTTCTCCTTGCTGGCGGGTTCGTCGATTCCCGTGGTCCATGCCAGGGTGGCAGCCGTGTTCGCCAAGCTGGCTCCCAGCGATGTGCAGCTCATTCCGGTGGAGGTGAGCGGGCAGAGCGAGCCATACGTCCTCCTCAACATCACGCGCGTCGTGAAGTGCATCGACGACGAGGCTTCCGACGAGGTTCGCTATGTGACGCCAGAGCATGGGTTGCCAGACCAGATCGGAGAGTACCGGTCCGTGATCGGCATGCGCATCGATCCCGCGAAGGTGGGCGATGCCCAGGTGTTCCGTACCTGGGGCTGGGTCGCCATCGTCGTCTCCGAGGCCATCAAGGAGGCCCTTGAGGAACTGGGCGCGACGGGGGCGAAGTTCCAGGCGGTGACCGGCCCCAGCACCATCAGCGCGGAGGAGCGCGCGCGGGACCGGAAGAGCCGCGAACTACTGGAGACGGCGGCCACCGCTCGTGAGGTGGCCTGGCGCACCCTGGGCTCGCTGGACAAGGAAGTCTTCATGCCCATTGCCATGAGCGGCTCGTGGCCGGGCCAGCGGCAGCTCTGGAGCGTCATCCGTCGCGAGGCGGGGCGTACGCTGCTGGTCACGCACGGGCTCTCGGACCCCTTCATCGAGCGCCTGGAGCCCTCCGTGGGTCTCGGTCTGGAACTCGCCTTGGAAGTGGACTCGTCCGTGAAGGACATCTCGAAGGGCTGGCCCCTGCTGCTGCTGGACCGTGTGGCGGATGAAGTCACCGAGCACGAGCAGGTGTGCGAGAGCATGAAGGCAGGCCTCTTCTCCATGGAGGTGTCCGGAAAGGGCATGCCCAAGTCTCTCGTCACCGAGGAGGGCCGGGTGGCCGTGCTGCTGGGCGTGGCGTCACGCACGCTGCCGGGTCACTTCTCCACGCCGTATGGGGAGGTGAAACTCGTCACCGTCAAGGCATTGCTGCCCTCGGAACTGGGATACTTGCTGGAGCACGGTGCAGAGGGGCAGGCCGAGCTGGCACGGCGCTTCGTGGAGAGTGGCGAAGAGCACCTGTCGCGTCTCAGGAGGAAGCCCGTGGCGTAG
- a CDS encoding IS1380 family transposase, with protein MKTERNAKQVEFDSVGRRKLVAAFDGEHISSDGGLALLHRTDQRFELMRKFAECFKDLRRPELIEHSVEELVRQRVFGIACGYEDLVDHETLRNDPLLAAVVGKSEPQKQPLASPSTLNRLELTPADATAEARYRKVVYDGQAIENFFVDAFLDAHREPLREVVLDLDATDDPIHGTQEGRFFHGYYGNYCYLPLYIFAGDFLLCARLRTADLDAAAGSLEEVQRLVSRIRARWPQTRILLRADSGFARDELMTWCEQNGIDFVFGLARNARLEAMISGDLKLVRAVSREERKGAPVRAYRELRYRTLESWTRERRVVAKAEWLGDKFNPRFVVTSLRPQEHEARALYEQLYCARGDMENRIKEQQLDLFADRTSAHSLRANQLRLWFASAAYVLLNLLRHFGLRGTEMERAQAGTIRLKLLKVAAIVRVSVRRVVLSLSAAAPVKDLFARIAQQLHEVPTPS; from the coding sequence GTGAAAACAGAGCGTAACGCGAAGCAGGTCGAGTTCGACAGCGTGGGAAGGAGGAAACTGGTGGCGGCGTTCGACGGCGAGCACATCTCGTCGGATGGAGGGCTGGCGCTGTTGCACCGAACGGACCAGCGGTTCGAGCTGATGCGGAAGTTCGCCGAGTGCTTCAAGGACTTGAGAAGGCCGGAGTTGATTGAGCACTCGGTGGAAGAACTCGTCCGACAGCGCGTTTTCGGCATCGCGTGCGGCTACGAGGACCTGGTGGACCATGAGACGCTGCGAAACGACCCGCTGCTTGCGGCCGTGGTGGGCAAGTCGGAGCCCCAGAAGCAGCCTTTGGCCAGCCCGAGCACGCTCAACCGGCTGGAGCTGACGCCAGCGGACGCGACGGCCGAGGCCCGCTACCGGAAGGTGGTTTACGACGGCCAGGCCATCGAGAACTTCTTCGTCGATGCGTTCCTGGATGCGCACCGTGAGCCGCTGCGCGAAGTGGTGCTGGACCTCGATGCGACAGACGACCCGATTCACGGCACGCAGGAGGGCCGCTTCTTCCACGGCTACTACGGCAACTACTGCTACCTGCCGCTCTACATCTTCGCTGGCGACTTCCTGCTGTGCGCCAGGCTGCGCACCGCCGACCTCGACGCCGCCGCGGGCTCGCTGGAGGAAGTGCAGCGGCTCGTCTCGCGCATCCGCGCGCGCTGGCCGCAGACGCGCATCCTCCTGCGTGCGGATTCCGGCTTCGCCCGGGATGAACTCATGACCTGGTGCGAGCAGAACGGCATCGACTTCGTGTTCGGTCTGGCTCGAAACGCCCGGCTGGAAGCCATGATAAGCGGGGACCTGAAGCTGGTGCGCGCTGTCTCCCGCGAAGAGCGTAAAGGCGCTCCGGTGCGGGCGTACCGGGAACTTCGCTACCGCACCCTGGAGTCCTGGACGCGCGAACGCCGCGTTGTCGCGAAGGCCGAGTGGCTCGGGGACAAATTCAACCCGCGCTTCGTGGTGACTTCTTTGCGCCCCCAGGAGCATGAGGCCCGGGCTCTGTACGAGCAGCTCTACTGCGCCCGCGGCGACATGGAGAACCGAATCAAGGAGCAGCAGTTGGACCTCTTCGCCGACAGGACCAGCGCCCACTCCCTGCGCGCCAACCAGCTGCGCCTCTGGTTTGCCTCCGCCGCGTACGTCCTGCTGAACCTGCTGCGCCACTTCGGCCTACGCGGCACCGAGATGGAGCGGGCGCAGGCGGGCACCATCCGGTTGAAGCTGCTCAAGGTTGCCGCCATCGTCCGCGTCAGCGTCCGCCGCGTCGTGCTCTCGCTCAGCGCGGCTGCGCCGGTGAAGGACCTCTTCGCGCGCATCGCCCAACAGCTCCACGAAGTCCCAACTCCCTCCTGA
- a CDS encoding DUF2381 family protein: MLPPSPGAVLLAALLAGAAQAAEPPPVSRCAAAARFDLAAGAPEGAPEVCASADETTTFVFDSRVAVGAVEFQPGERLAHWALGQDGLSLYATPKADYLPGERVKVTVRFADGAAPASASFWLVGHASRGTRRVEVFRQPRPPEVLKKERDEAQAEARQCQEDKARLLAEREEPGGLMGAVWLEGAGVVASSSLRFLTKPPANALGVKGAWSYSYTPTGETHPASMTVRLLLLNPGAEPWTLAGAALVDATGRQVELARWPLAPIPANGTGAVVVGIEGERAQLGCPCTLKLWEAQGPRTVTLGNVEFPVSQQAGP; this comes from the coding sequence GTGCTGCCCCCCTCTCCCGGTGCCGTCCTGCTGGCCGCCCTGCTCGCTGGTGCTGCGCAAGCCGCAGAGCCTCCCCCCGTCTCCCGCTGCGCCGCGGCGGCTCGCTTTGACTTGGCGGCAGGGGCCCCGGAGGGAGCGCCGGAAGTGTGCGCAAGCGCGGACGAGACGACGACCTTCGTCTTTGACTCCCGCGTTGCTGTGGGGGCGGTGGAGTTTCAGCCAGGGGAACGTCTCGCGCATTGGGCACTCGGGCAAGACGGGCTGAGTCTCTACGCCACTCCCAAGGCGGACTATCTGCCGGGGGAGCGGGTAAAGGTGACGGTGCGCTTCGCGGATGGCGCGGCACCGGCGAGCGCGAGCTTTTGGCTCGTGGGTCATGCGTCACGAGGGACGCGCCGGGTGGAGGTGTTCCGGCAGCCGCGCCCGCCCGAGGTGCTCAAGAAAGAGCGTGACGAAGCACAGGCTGAAGCGCGCCAGTGCCAGGAGGACAAAGCGCGGCTTCTGGCCGAGCGTGAGGAGCCGGGCGGGCTCATGGGGGCCGTGTGGTTGGAGGGGGCCGGTGTCGTGGCGTCCAGCAGCCTTCGCTTTCTGACGAAGCCTCCAGCCAACGCGCTCGGGGTGAAGGGGGCCTGGAGTTACAGCTACACGCCCACGGGCGAGACCCACCCGGCAAGCATGACGGTGCGGCTGCTCCTCTTAAACCCCGGCGCCGAGCCCTGGACGCTGGCGGGGGCGGCGCTGGTGGACGCGACAGGGAGACAGGTGGAGCTTGCCCGTTGGCCACTGGCGCCCATCCCCGCGAATGGTACCGGTGCTGTCGTGGTGGGCATCGAGGGGGAGCGCGCGCAGCTCGGCTGCCCCTGTACCCTCAAGCTATGGGAGGCACAGGGGCCGCGCACCGTCACCCTCGGGAACGTCGAGTTCCCGGTGAGCCAGCAGGCGGGGCCTTGA
- a CDS encoding DUF5953 family protein: MPATQENDIGIIVYAPALVGADSRPLAVVHGMERAFPGLRLEWTISREGKLVRLPQRESWLAQGRPTGRGFRLICNGDESYRVTVSGWESPAGTSPGGQAQFEVHAALPLNATGIAAAADVLEAVAEGARAFWGRVDPDGIAVTVSEQFRHPGEDPHVPPKGLPSLKLPWELPAPEIPHYLGWLNYWSAAAAQAIGFPDPTRDAELLSRSRRTASGGWVVQLTDAPLDLDNPAHLDALKRAYERFPEIGGRSTP, translated from the coding sequence ATGCCTGCAACGCAAGAAAACGACATTGGTATTATCGTCTACGCGCCTGCGCTCGTAGGTGCCGACAGCCGCCCTTTGGCTGTTGTTCATGGAATGGAACGCGCGTTCCCTGGCTTACGCCTGGAGTGGACGATTTCTCGCGAGGGGAAGCTGGTCCGGCTGCCGCAGCGCGAGTCATGGCTCGCCCAAGGGAGGCCGACCGGAAGGGGGTTTCGGCTCATTTGCAATGGCGACGAGAGCTACCGGGTAACGGTGTCTGGATGGGAAAGCCCTGCGGGCACCTCGCCGGGTGGTCAGGCACAGTTTGAAGTCCATGCAGCCCTGCCGCTCAACGCAACCGGCATTGCAGCGGCAGCGGACGTGCTAGAAGCTGTTGCGGAGGGCGCTCGCGCGTTCTGGGGGCGCGTGGATCCGGATGGGATAGCCGTGACAGTCTCAGAGCAGTTTCGCCACCCGGGGGAGGATCCGCATGTCCCGCCTAAAGGGCTGCCTTCACTCAAACTCCCATGGGAACTCCCCGCGCCTGAGATTCCGCATTACCTGGGGTGGCTGAACTATTGGTCCGCCGCTGCCGCACAGGCCATCGGCTTTCCGGACCCGACCCGCGACGCGGAGCTGCTGTCACGCTCACGGCGTACCGCGTCGGGCGGGTGGGTTGTGCAACTCACCGATGCGCCGCTCGACCTGGACAACCCCGCCCACCTGGACGCGCTCAAACGGGCCTACGAGCGCTTCCCGGAGATCGGCGGGCGCTCCACGCCTTGA
- a CDS encoding DUF6310 domain-containing protein — MDWDPRYANLQRAAALPWTDGGRCAVREASEPWPVLAERCYQALDHDRIEFHDITGRCAVASAGAAAMGLGVCVLAAPEIVVGAVVVAGVVVVGFAIKEALEAYEKKGRPQVRPVPETRPVPETRPVPETRPVPVTKPAPPKPSQEQKPQPEPKGPDFFPPLDPPETSERDRNRCEPIPKNYHRGGNKLHNKCADRIPNNINPGGDVFVNGKDFDALQLATRTLWEVKTDNFDTYPPELRRIVLEEQLPKLQYERALALACGFDFKVGVRSAAHKAALLKQDPTLKVVIMEWC, encoded by the coding sequence GTGGACTGGGACCCGAGGTATGCCAACCTCCAGCGAGCGGCGGCGCTGCCCTGGACGGATGGGGGGCGGTGCGCCGTCCGCGAAGCTTCCGAGCCCTGGCCCGTGCTGGCGGAGCGGTGCTATCAGGCCCTCGACCATGACCGGATCGAGTTCCACGACATCACGGGACGATGTGCGGTGGCCTCAGCGGGCGCTGCGGCAATGGGGCTCGGGGTCTGCGTCCTCGCAGCGCCGGAGATCGTCGTGGGCGCGGTAGTCGTGGCGGGCGTGGTGGTGGTGGGATTCGCCATCAAAGAGGCCCTGGAGGCTTACGAGAAGAAGGGTCGTCCCCAGGTAAGGCCAGTGCCTGAAACGCGCCCGGTGCCTGAAACGCGCCCGGTGCCCGAGACGCGCCCGGTGCCTGTAACGAAGCCCGCCCCGCCGAAGCCCTCGCAAGAGCAGAAGCCCCAGCCGGAGCCAAAGGGGCCGGATTTTTTCCCGCCTCTGGATCCACCCGAGACTTCGGAGCGAGATCGCAACAGGTGCGAGCCCATACCGAAAAATTATCACCGTGGCGGTAATAAATTGCACAACAAGTGCGCCGACAGAATTCCGAATAACATTAACCCAGGTGGGGATGTGTTCGTGAATGGGAAGGACTTCGACGCGCTGCAACTGGCCACGCGCACGCTGTGGGAGGTCAAGACCGACAACTTCGACACGTACCCGCCCGAACTTCGGAGAATTGTGCTTGAGGAACAACTGCCGAAGTTGCAGTACGAGCGCGCCCTTGCTCTGGCCTGCGGATTTGACTTCAAGGTCGGTGTGCGCAGCGCAGCACACAAAGCTGCCCTGCTCAAGCAAGACCCCACCCTCAAAGTTGTCATCATGGAGTGGTGCTGA